The following are from one region of the Hymenobacter radiodurans genome:
- a CDS encoding baseplate J/gp47 family protein, whose protein sequence is MESHLLLGGELFKAGKDSQGKEVFFANDRDFVANQAAVTALKTVYRHGAEAVGTAANAAKQTGRVYAAPVANSDDGLGAALTSPDASWHPFYHKQYVDGKLVHIPMPAAEIGFALASHYLWLAEGTRTITVDFTVTGSYADLASQVKCLLTTEKGWLEKTATKFTSESGVLRLVVELTGADPAVTAYSSAVHGYTFATPLPLLLLKLRQQESEQYLYPLLQDTVVQSVALKVKVTGLKTLAVSNDFGPVDTSKPFQPFGPAPVAGNALVIGSKEAFQKTLTAATVEAAWLTPPDAYGSAAPTVTIDFLQAGQWQASGSAAVPVTATSFPFAQQLNASVVDAPDMADEEFYNTAARHGFARLKLSAEFGQTQYQTDLIKYLRKEADAGDPGSPPVGPSMSALALNYEAAQTIALHSAADKAALAQRQAHFYHVGPFGQAEQHPLLQPAKPVYLLPQFDFQRDNAKQESEAEFYLGLSGLQPPQQVALLFQVADGTAAPLTQKPDPHIHWSYLRQNEWIEFAPNDVEDQTGELLNSGIITFALPREATATNTLLPAGAHWIRAAVASKSEATCRLIRVAAQAVRATFTDRANDPALLAQVLPAGTITKLNQPVAAIKTLTQPFATFGGRGQEAPDAFYTRVSERLRHKDRALTLWDYEHLVLEAFPRIFKVKCINHLHYEPNDSGTGIYRELAPGHVTVVTIPDLQRQNLRDPLRPYTSLGVLEEIADFLRQRVSCFVQLHVRNPLFEEVSVSLKVRLYEGYDEAFYVKQLQESITRFLSPWAFPGRESSISFGGKIYKSVLLNFVEEQPYVDYVTDFQLFHSVTGTADQPEVEGSTAVSILVSVPAAQHLIQIIDPVAENAPRENCPCPA, encoded by the coding sequence GTGGAGTCCCACTTACTGCTGGGGGGCGAATTATTCAAAGCCGGCAAAGACAGCCAAGGCAAAGAGGTTTTCTTTGCCAATGACCGTGACTTTGTAGCTAACCAAGCCGCCGTAACGGCGCTAAAAACCGTCTACCGCCACGGCGCGGAAGCCGTGGGAACCGCTGCCAATGCGGCCAAGCAAACAGGGCGAGTGTACGCCGCGCCGGTGGCTAATTCCGACGACGGTTTGGGGGCTGCCTTAACGTCCCCGGACGCGTCGTGGCACCCATTTTACCACAAGCAGTACGTAGATGGCAAGCTGGTGCACATACCCATGCCCGCGGCGGAAATAGGTTTTGCACTTGCTTCGCATTATCTGTGGCTGGCCGAGGGCACGCGCACGATTACCGTCGATTTCACGGTGACCGGCAGCTACGCGGATTTGGCCAGCCAGGTTAAGTGTTTGCTTACCACCGAGAAGGGCTGGTTGGAGAAAACGGCCACCAAATTTACCAGTGAGTCGGGCGTGCTGCGACTAGTCGTGGAGCTGACTGGCGCCGACCCGGCCGTAACGGCTTATTCTAGCGCAGTGCACGGCTACACCTTCGCCACGCCGCTCCCCCTGTTGCTGCTTAAGCTGCGGCAGCAGGAGTCGGAGCAGTACCTCTACCCTTTGTTGCAGGACACCGTCGTGCAGAGTGTCGCCCTTAAGGTGAAAGTCACTGGGCTTAAAACGCTGGCCGTTTCCAACGACTTCGGGCCGGTGGATACGTCCAAGCCCTTTCAGCCTTTCGGCCCCGCCCCCGTCGCGGGCAACGCGCTGGTTATCGGCTCGAAAGAGGCCTTTCAAAAAACGCTAACGGCGGCCACCGTAGAGGCCGCGTGGCTGACGCCGCCCGACGCGTATGGCAGCGCCGCCCCCACCGTGACGATCGACTTTCTGCAGGCCGGCCAGTGGCAAGCCTCGGGCAGCGCGGCCGTGCCGGTAACCGCGACCTCCTTTCCCTTCGCGCAACAGCTGAACGCCTCCGTGGTAGACGCTCCGGATATGGCGGACGAGGAGTTTTATAATACGGCCGCCCGCCACGGCTTCGCCCGCCTTAAGCTGAGCGCTGAGTTTGGCCAAACCCAGTACCAAACCGACCTGATCAAATACCTGCGCAAAGAAGCTGACGCCGGCGACCCAGGCAGTCCACCCGTGGGCCCCTCGATGAGCGCGCTGGCGCTAAACTATGAAGCCGCGCAAACCATCGCGCTACACTCGGCGGCCGATAAAGCCGCGCTGGCCCAACGCCAGGCGCACTTCTATCACGTGGGCCCGTTTGGGCAGGCCGAACAGCACCCGCTGCTCCAGCCCGCCAAGCCCGTGTATCTGCTGCCCCAGTTCGACTTCCAGCGCGACAACGCCAAGCAGGAAAGTGAGGCCGAATTTTACCTCGGCCTTAGCGGATTGCAGCCCCCGCAGCAGGTAGCGCTGTTGTTTCAGGTAGCGGATGGCACGGCGGCTCCGCTCACCCAAAAGCCTGATCCGCATATTCACTGGAGCTATCTGCGCCAGAATGAGTGGATTGAGTTTGCCCCAAATGACGTGGAGGATCAAACCGGGGAGCTGCTCAACTCCGGCATCATCACGTTTGCCCTGCCCCGGGAGGCGACGGCCACCAACACCTTGCTGCCCGCGGGCGCGCACTGGATTCGGGCTGCCGTGGCCAGCAAGAGCGAGGCCACGTGCCGGCTGATCCGGGTGGCCGCGCAGGCCGTGCGCGCCACCTTCACCGACCGGGCCAACGACCCCGCTTTGCTGGCGCAGGTGCTGCCGGCGGGCACCATCACCAAGCTCAACCAGCCCGTTGCTGCCATTAAGACCCTTACGCAGCCCTTCGCCACGTTCGGGGGCCGCGGGCAGGAAGCTCCCGACGCATTCTACACCCGCGTCAGTGAGCGCCTGCGCCACAAAGACCGCGCGTTGACGCTTTGGGATTATGAGCACCTGGTGCTGGAGGCTTTCCCGCGCATTTTTAAGGTTAAGTGTATTAACCATTTGCACTATGAGCCCAATGACAGCGGAACGGGCATTTACCGTGAGCTGGCCCCCGGCCACGTGACGGTGGTGACCATTCCCGACCTGCAGCGGCAGAACCTGCGCGACCCGCTGCGGCCCTACACCAGCCTGGGCGTGCTAGAGGAAATTGCGGACTTCCTGCGCCAGCGCGTGTCCTGTTTTGTTCAGCTGCACGTCCGCAATCCGCTGTTTGAGGAAGTGTCCGTCAGCTTGAAGGTGCGCCTGTACGAGGGCTATGATGAGGCTTTTTACGTCAAGCAGCTCCAGGAATCCATTACCCGCTTCTTGTCGCCGTGGGCCTTTCCGGGTAGGGAGAGCAGTATTTCTTTTGGCGGCAAAATCTACAAATCCGTGCTGCTCAACTTCGTGGAAGAGCAGCCTTACGTGGACTACGTGACCGATTTTCAGCTTTTCCATAGTGTGACGGGTACCGCCGACCAGCCGGAAGTGGAAGGTTCTACAGCGGTTTCCATCCTCGTTTCGGTGCCCGCGGCCCAGCATCTGATCCAGATCATTGACCCCGTGGCGGAAAATGCCCCCCGCGAAAATTGCCCTTGCCCAGCATGA
- a CDS encoding GPW/gp25 family protein — translation MKQLIQQNNSCHESRFPWSRLVIPPTFTPQERGVKMLEQEADIASSLEILLSTTLGERVMLPEFGCNLEELVFESLDTTTKTLLADKIESVILYYEPRIKLEEVRLDSSRELEGVVLIEVIYRVRTTNSRFNFVFPFYKKEGTDINLTTSLNQLPER, via the coding sequence TTGAAGCAGCTCATCCAGCAAAATAACTCTTGCCATGAATCTCGTTTTCCTTGGTCGCGGCTGGTCATTCCCCCCACCTTCACTCCCCAGGAGCGGGGGGTAAAAATGCTGGAACAAGAGGCTGATATTGCTTCCAGCTTAGAGATTTTGCTATCGACCACGCTGGGGGAGCGGGTGATGTTGCCGGAGTTTGGCTGCAACCTGGAGGAGCTGGTTTTTGAAAGCCTCGATACGACCACCAAAACCCTGCTGGCCGACAAAATAGAATCGGTCATCCTGTACTACGAGCCCCGCATTAAGTTGGAAGAAGTGCGCCTAGACAGCAGCCGCGAGTTGGAAGGCGTGGTGCTCATCGAGGTCATCTACCGGGTGCGCACCACCAACTCACGCTTCAACTTCGTCTTTCCCTTCTACAAAAAAGAAGGCACCGATATCAACCTGACTACCAGCCTCAACCAACTGCCCGAACGCTAA
- a CDS encoding PAAR domain-containing protein has protein sequence MKGSLTVLIGGRPAARFGDVTASGGAIIGPGMPTVLIGG, from the coding sequence GTGAAAGGCTCGCTCACGGTGCTGATCGGGGGGCGGCCCGCGGCCCGTTTCGGCGACGTAACCGCGTCGGGCGGGGCCATCATCGGGCCGGGCATGCCCACGGTGCTCATTGGTGGCTGA
- the vgrG gene encoding type VI secretion system tip protein VgrG, which produces MPPSTATIPTPATPDVCTATILVEGTEIPGTIHVQSIAVMREVNRIPSATLHIQDGEASRGTFAVGNTNYFIPGKKIEIKLGYRSQEASVFTGIVIKHSVKIRRSGSFLIVECRDEAVKMTSGLKSHYYADQKDSDILDEIIGRYQLGRDIEATQPTLREVVQYEATDWDFVLCRAEANGLLVMVENGKIRIAKPNLKQEPAVTATFGSTILELDAEMDARLQSPGIKATSWNASEQKVAQEDATEPATTNNGNLSPDVLSKVMGGSAHVLRHGGKLSPPELKAWADGSLQRARLSKVRGRAQFQGFAGVVPGKLIDVQGIGERLQGKMLVVGVRHQVARGNWQTDVQFGLSPEPFADTYNLRPLPAAGLLPAVSGLHTGVVTRLEGDPDGEDRIKVRLPLISEQQEGTWARIATLDAGPQRGTYFRPEIGDEVIVGFLHDDPRYPVVLGMCHSSSKPAPVPPADPNHEKGYVSRAKLKMTFDDEKKELVFATPGGNSIRLSEADKTIEIKDQNGNKLILNEAGITIESSKDIILKASKDLKAEGLNLNFKAQAAFTAQGTSSAELSSASTAVKGSATTTVQGGLVRIN; this is translated from the coding sequence ATGCCCCCCAGTACCGCCACTATTCCTACGCCCGCCACGCCCGATGTCTGCACGGCTACCATTCTGGTGGAAGGCACCGAGATTCCTGGTACTATTCACGTGCAGTCGATTGCGGTGATGCGGGAAGTAAACCGGATACCGTCCGCCACCCTGCATATCCAGGACGGTGAGGCGTCGCGCGGCACGTTTGCGGTGGGCAACACCAACTATTTCATTCCGGGCAAAAAGATAGAAATCAAGCTGGGCTACCGCTCGCAGGAGGCCTCCGTGTTTACGGGCATCGTGATCAAGCATAGCGTCAAGATTCGCCGGAGCGGCAGCTTCCTGATTGTGGAATGCCGCGATGAGGCCGTAAAAATGACCAGCGGGTTGAAAAGCCACTACTACGCCGACCAAAAGGACAGCGACATTCTGGACGAAATCATCGGCCGCTACCAACTCGGTCGGGACATCGAAGCCACGCAGCCCACCTTGCGGGAAGTAGTGCAGTACGAGGCCACCGACTGGGACTTCGTGCTGTGCCGGGCCGAGGCGAATGGGCTACTGGTGATGGTGGAGAACGGCAAAATCCGAATTGCTAAACCCAACCTTAAGCAGGAACCCGCCGTGACAGCCACGTTTGGCTCTACCATTCTGGAGCTTGATGCCGAGATGGACGCCCGTTTGCAGAGCCCCGGCATCAAGGCCACCAGTTGGAACGCGAGCGAACAGAAAGTAGCCCAGGAGGATGCTACGGAGCCGGCAACCACCAACAACGGCAACCTCTCGCCCGATGTGCTGTCCAAAGTCATGGGGGGCTCGGCGCATGTGCTACGGCACGGGGGCAAACTCTCCCCGCCCGAGCTCAAGGCCTGGGCCGATGGCAGTTTGCAGCGCGCACGCCTGAGCAAAGTACGGGGCCGGGCCCAGTTTCAGGGCTTTGCGGGTGTGGTGCCAGGCAAGCTCATCGACGTACAAGGCATCGGCGAGCGCCTGCAGGGCAAGATGCTCGTGGTGGGCGTGCGGCACCAGGTGGCCCGGGGCAATTGGCAAACCGACGTGCAGTTTGGCCTTAGTCCGGAGCCCTTTGCCGATACCTACAACCTGCGCCCCTTGCCGGCCGCGGGCTTGCTGCCGGCCGTCAGTGGCCTGCATACGGGCGTAGTGACCCGGCTGGAAGGCGACCCCGACGGCGAAGACCGCATCAAGGTGCGGCTGCCGCTGATCAGTGAGCAGCAGGAAGGCACGTGGGCCCGCATTGCCACCCTGGACGCGGGCCCGCAGCGCGGCACCTATTTCCGCCCCGAAATCGGGGATGAGGTCATCGTGGGATTTCTGCACGACGACCCCCGCTACCCCGTGGTGCTGGGCATGTGCCACAGCAGCAGTAAACCGGCCCCGGTTCCGCCCGCCGACCCAAACCATGAAAAGGGATACGTGTCGCGGGCAAAGCTAAAAATGACCTTTGATGACGAAAAAAAAGAGCTGGTGTTCGCCACGCCCGGCGGCAATAGCATTAGGCTTTCGGAAGCCGACAAAACGATAGAAATCAAAGACCAGAACGGCAATAAACTCATCCTCAACGAGGCCGGCATCACTATCGAAAGCAGCAAGGATATCATCCTGAAAGCCAGCAAAGACCTTAAAGCCGAAGGGCTGAATCTGAACTTCAAGGCCCAGGCGGCTTTCACGGCCCAGGGCACCAGCAGTGCTGAGCTTTCCTCGGCCAGCACCGCCGTGAAAGGCAGTGCCACCACCACCGTTCAGGGCGGCTTGGTCCGCATCAACTGA
- a CDS encoding CIS tube protein codes for MATGGKLEKLLILGFKDSKEAERGGIREAIGNDAYFEALINPESYTLDYKLKFSEFDQGQGTSGKQLKYEYTEPEEITFEFLFDNTGIIDGKPRADIADDLKRLKQVLIEYKGDAHEPRHFKLVWGRHSIFKGRVTELSVTYKLFNPDGSPIRAVARVKFKSSIEEQIRAAKEDKKSPDLTHVQQVKGGDTLPLLCYRIYGDARYYLHVAAANGLSNFRHLEPGQSLIFPPLDKTAAPV; via the coding sequence ATGGCAACCGGCGGCAAACTGGAAAAGCTGCTCATTCTGGGCTTTAAAGACTCGAAGGAAGCAGAGCGAGGTGGCATTAGGGAGGCCATCGGCAACGACGCGTACTTCGAGGCCCTCATCAACCCGGAAAGCTACACGCTGGACTACAAGCTCAAGTTCTCGGAGTTTGACCAGGGCCAGGGCACCAGTGGCAAGCAACTGAAGTACGAGTACACCGAGCCGGAGGAAATCACTTTTGAGTTTCTGTTCGACAACACCGGCATCATCGACGGCAAGCCCCGCGCCGATATCGCCGATGATTTAAAGCGGCTCAAGCAAGTACTGATTGAGTACAAAGGCGACGCCCACGAGCCGCGGCACTTCAAGCTGGTGTGGGGCCGCCATTCCATTTTTAAGGGCCGCGTAACCGAGCTGAGCGTCACCTATAAGCTGTTTAATCCGGATGGCAGCCCCATTCGGGCGGTGGCCCGCGTGAAGTTTAAAAGCAGCATCGAGGAACAGATTCGGGCGGCCAAAGAGGACAAGAAATCCCCGGACCTGACCCACGTGCAGCAGGTGAAAGGGGGCGATACGCTACCCCTGCTCTGCTACCGCATCTACGGCGACGCCCGCTACTATCTGCACGTGGCCGCGGCCAACGGCCTCAGCAACTTCCGGCATCTGGAGCCGGGCCAGTCCCTGATATTTCCTCCCCTCGATAAAACGGCGGCCCCCGTCTGA
- a CDS encoding DUF5908 family protein, producing MSLLSMPIEIKELHIRFTVNTAENGHHAAPLPGLVPARNGSTEAEKQAMVAECVEQVLQILQEKKER from the coding sequence TTGTCCCTCCTTTCCATGCCGATTGAAATCAAGGAACTGCACATTCGCTTCACGGTGAACACAGCGGAAAACGGCCACCACGCGGCGCCGCTGCCGGGGCTGGTGCCCGCGCGCAACGGCAGCACGGAGGCCGAGAAGCAAGCCATGGTGGCGGAGTGCGTGGAACAGGTATTGCAAATTCTGCAAGAGAAAAAAGAACGCTAA
- a CDS encoding phage tail protein, with protein MAGYYPPWGFYYRVEFGISKNKHDTGFQSVSGLAVEYEMEEFREGGENRFTHKLPVRTKYAELMLKRGMLTDSDVIRWCLAAFRDRDFQPTDLNIILLNEKSEPLRAWIIAQAIPKKWQISDLNSTDNAIVVETLELMYRYFTVR; from the coding sequence GTGGCCGGCTATTATCCGCCCTGGGGATTCTACTACCGCGTAGAATTCGGCATCAGCAAGAACAAGCACGACACGGGCTTTCAGTCGGTGTCGGGGCTGGCAGTGGAGTACGAGATGGAGGAGTTTCGCGAAGGCGGCGAAAACCGCTTTACCCACAAGCTGCCGGTGCGCACTAAATACGCTGAGCTAATGCTTAAGCGGGGCATGCTCACCGACTCGGACGTCATCCGGTGGTGCCTGGCTGCCTTCCGGGACCGTGACTTTCAACCTACGGACTTGAACATCATTCTCCTGAATGAAAAAAGTGAGCCCCTGCGCGCCTGGATTATCGCCCAGGCTATTCCGAAGAAATGGCAGATATCCGACCTGAATTCCACGGACAATGCCATTGTGGTCGAAACGCTCGAACTCATGTACCGCTACTTCACGGTACGGTAA
- a CDS encoding phage tail protein produces MAQEYPLPRFHFQVDWGGAKMSFTEVTGLSMQVQVIEYRHSDSRDFTTLKMPGLGKNENVTMKRGKFEGDFDFNQWLNDITNERVGGRRDVVIRLLNEKHEPVAAWSATRCFPVKVTAPDLKSDANEVAVESIEIAHEGLKLMNI; encoded by the coding sequence ATGGCACAAGAATATCCATTGCCCCGATTTCACTTTCAGGTGGACTGGGGAGGCGCTAAGATGAGCTTCACCGAAGTTACCGGCCTCTCCATGCAGGTGCAGGTAATTGAGTACCGGCACAGCGACAGCCGGGATTTCACCACCCTCAAAATGCCGGGCCTGGGCAAGAACGAGAACGTGACCATGAAGCGCGGCAAGTTTGAGGGCGACTTCGACTTCAATCAATGGCTGAATGACATCACCAACGAGCGCGTAGGCGGGCGCCGCGACGTGGTCATTCGCCTGCTTAATGAGAAGCACGAACCCGTGGCGGCTTGGTCGGCCACGCGCTGCTTTCCGGTGAAAGTCACGGCCCCCGACCTGAAATCGGATGCCAACGAAGTGGCCGTGGAAAGTATCGAAATCGCGCACGAAGGCCTGAAGCTGATGAACATCTAA
- a CDS encoding phage tail sheath family protein — protein MLKDLHDGLKTLVNVDEPTLIVIPEAQQLSIDDFKTLLDDALAQCELLKDRFVIMDVHGDSESLSDPTADLLAAVGNFRNKGIGTKNLKYGAAYGPNLDTVLDLAIDETKIDVDHSINGGAATTAKLDTLKVGSNRLYELAKAAIRDMICKMPPSAAVAGIYAAVDTSRGVWKAPANLSVSAVIQPSIQFSTLEQDQMNVDVAGGKSVNAIRAFTGKGTLVWGARTLAGNDNEWRYVNVRRFFIFVEESVKKAIESFVFEPNDANTWVRVQAMIENFLTTLWRQGALQGIKPEHAFYVAVGLGKTMTALDILEGRLNVEVGMAVVRPAEFIILKFSHKLAES, from the coding sequence GTGCTCAAAGATTTACACGATGGACTGAAAACTTTAGTGAATGTAGACGAGCCTACTCTAATCGTCATTCCAGAGGCCCAACAGCTGAGCATTGATGATTTCAAAACATTGCTGGACGACGCCCTGGCGCAGTGCGAATTGTTGAAGGACCGCTTCGTGATTATGGATGTGCACGGCGACAGCGAATCGCTGTCGGACCCAACGGCTGATCTGCTGGCTGCCGTTGGCAACTTTCGCAACAAAGGCATTGGCACCAAGAACCTGAAATACGGGGCGGCCTACGGTCCCAACCTGGATACGGTCCTCGATTTGGCCATTGACGAGACCAAGATCGACGTGGACCACAGCATCAACGGGGGCGCCGCGACTACGGCCAAGCTCGACACGTTGAAGGTTGGCAGCAACCGCCTGTATGAACTGGCCAAAGCGGCTATCCGCGACATGATCTGCAAAATGCCCCCCAGCGCGGCCGTGGCGGGCATTTACGCCGCCGTCGATACCAGCCGGGGCGTGTGGAAGGCGCCGGCCAACCTGAGCGTGAGCGCCGTGATTCAGCCATCCATCCAGTTTTCAACCCTCGAGCAGGACCAGATGAACGTGGATGTGGCGGGGGGCAAATCCGTGAACGCCATTCGCGCTTTTACCGGCAAAGGCACGCTGGTATGGGGCGCCCGCACCCTGGCGGGCAACGACAACGAGTGGCGCTACGTGAACGTGCGGCGCTTTTTCATTTTCGTGGAAGAATCGGTCAAGAAAGCCATCGAATCGTTCGTCTTCGAGCCCAACGACGCCAATACCTGGGTGCGGGTGCAGGCCATGATTGAAAACTTCCTGACCACGCTCTGGCGGCAGGGCGCCCTGCAAGGCATCAAGCCCGAACACGCGTTTTACGTGGCCGTGGGCCTGGGCAAAACTATGACCGCCCTGGACATTCTGGAAGGTCGCCTGAACGTCGAAGTGGGCATGGCGGTAGTGCGCCCCGCCGAGTTCATCATCCTCAAGTTCTCGCACAAGTTAGCCGAGTCCTGA
- a CDS encoding DUF4255 domain-containing protein, translated as MISHALSIVVNELNKHLAAYGLVTPPNEAKLGNLAEGLGGQNGGVPRDRLILSVVNITEETTLKNLPHYVRNDVKLTATYENPPVFLNFQILVAATHSDYINALLILSRGIRFFQAQNVFTPESVAPESISQNAPTNALDQLERFKLIFDLYSPSLEEVNHLWGTLGGKQYPFVLYRLRMLDLKFKAAHTESGLITDIATDFYHHQPTGQ; from the coding sequence ATGATCTCGCATGCACTCTCCATCGTGGTCAATGAGCTAAACAAGCACTTGGCGGCTTATGGCCTGGTCACGCCTCCCAATGAAGCGAAACTGGGTAATCTGGCGGAAGGCTTGGGGGGACAAAACGGGGGCGTGCCGCGCGACCGGCTGATACTTTCCGTAGTCAATATTACGGAGGAAACCACGCTGAAAAACCTCCCCCATTACGTGCGCAACGATGTCAAGCTCACGGCCACGTACGAGAACCCACCCGTTTTTTTAAACTTCCAAATTCTGGTCGCGGCCACGCACAGCGACTACATCAATGCCTTGCTGATTCTCTCGCGGGGCATCCGGTTTTTTCAGGCCCAGAACGTGTTTACGCCGGAAAGCGTGGCGCCCGAATCGATCAGCCAGAATGCACCTACCAATGCCTTGGATCAGCTCGAACGCTTCAAGCTGATTTTCGACTTATACTCGCCTTCCCTGGAGGAGGTAAACCACCTCTGGGGCACGCTGGGCGGCAAGCAATACCCGTTTGTGCTGTACCGCCTGCGCATGCTCGATCTGAAGTTCAAGGCGGCGCACACCGAAAGCGGCCTGATCACGGACATCGCCACCGACTTTTACCATCACCAGCCAACCGGACAATAA